A stretch of the Capsicum annuum cultivar UCD-10X-F1 chromosome 10, UCD10Xv1.1, whole genome shotgun sequence genome encodes the following:
- the LOC107854862 gene encoding F-box/kelch-repeat protein At1g15670, with product MNQAELIELLPGLPEDIALECLTRLHYSTHHIASRVCRRWNRILQSKSFYYHRKQTGFTHKAACLVQALPAPSERKQMGQPRYAISVFDSVTHTWDRVNPIPKYADGLPMFCQIGSTEGKLIVMGGWNPTTWDPIKDVFVYDFMTCLWKKCKDMPEPRSFFAMGACGGRVFIAGGHDESKNAMRTAWVFDIELNEWTELPGMSEERDECEGVIIGSDFCVVSGYDTETQGRFKSSAELYELSTGQWRRVEDAWGSSQCPRACVGVGKNGNLKCWGESDPNVKVGACGVDLGDGTLVTGSVYQGAPHGFFLVNNNKKDGQNSKLTKIDVPDEFSGFVQSGCCVEI from the coding sequence atgaatcaaGCCGAGTTGATCGAACTGCTTCCGGGTCTCCCCGAGGACATAGCCCTCGAGTGTTTGACCCGGTTGCACTATTCAACTCATCATATTGCATCTCGTGTTTGTCGGAGATGGAACCGAATATTACAGAGTAAGTCGTTTTATTACCATCGTAAACAAACGGGGTTTACACATAAAGCTGCTTGTTTAGTACAAGCACTTCCCGCCCCTTCTGAGCGTAAACAGATGGGGCAACCGAGATATGCTATCTCGGTTTTTGATTCGGTAACCCATACTTGGGATCGGGTCAACCCGATCCCAAAGTATGCAGATGGGTTACCGATGTTTTGTCAGATAGGAAGTACTGAGGGAAAACTTATTGTTATGGGTGGATGGAATCCAACAACATGGGATCCAATTAAGGACGTGTTTGTTTACGATTTCATGACATGTTTATGGAAAAAATGCAAGGATATGCCTGAACCTCGATCGTTTTTCGCGATGGGAGCGTGTGGAGGACGCGTATTCATCGCGGGTGGACACGATGAGAGCAAAAATGCGATGCGTACGGCGTGGGTTTTCGATATCGAGTTAAATGAGTGGACGGAATTGCCTGGTATGAGTGAGGAGAGAGATGAATGTGAAGGCGTAATAATCGGGTCGGATTTCTGTGTCGTAAGTGGCTACGACACGGAAACCCAAGGCCGATTTAAGAGCAGTGCTGAGCTCTACGAGCTCTCCACGGGACAGTGGAGACGGGTTGAGGATGCATGGGGTTCGAGTCAATGTCCTAGGGCATGTGTAGGGGTGGGTAAAAATGGAAATTTGAAATGTTGGGGAGAGTCCGACCCGAATGTTAAAGTCGGAGCATGCGGTGTGGATCTTGGTGATGGGACCTTGGTTACCGGGTCGGTTTATCAAGGGGCCCCACATGGGTTCTTCTTAGTAAATAACAACAAAAAGGATGGGCAAAATAGTAAATTGACAAAGATTGATGTTCCTGATGAATTTTCTGGATTTGTGCAATCTGGATGCTGTGTGGAGATCTGA